Proteins encoded within one genomic window of Brassica rapa cultivar Chiifu-401-42 chromosome A09, CAAS_Brap_v3.01, whole genome shotgun sequence:
- the LOC103842737 gene encoding PRA1 family protein F1: MTTYGTNPTSANDLAPKLEYITRANDQQNVRPGLATRRSWKQMLDLHSFNFPRKIATVITRIKANTVYFQTNYTIVVLFSVFLSLVWNPLSLLILLAIIGAWLFLYFLRDEPLTVFDREIDHRVVLMAMSVLTLSILFLTDAKLNIAVAIVAGVAVVLSHAAVRKTEDMYQNEDETSRLLP, encoded by the coding sequence atgaCAACATACGGCACAAATCCAACGTCAGCTAACGACCTAGCACCAAAACTCGAGTACATCACACGAGCCAATGACCAACAGAACGTAAGACCCGGCCTCGCCACACGCCGTTCATGGAAACAAATGCTCGACCTCCACTCTTTCAACTTTCCGCGCAAAATAGCCACCGTGATCACCAGAATCAAAGCGAACACCGTCTACTTCCAGACAAACTACACCATCGTTGTCCTCTTCTCCGTGTTCCTCAGTCTGGTCTGGAATCCCTTGTCACTCCTAATCCTACTCGCTATAATCGGCGCGTGGCTCTTCCTCTACTTCCTCCGTGATGAACCACTCACTGTATTCGACCGCGAGATCGACCACCGTGTCGTTCTTATGGCCATGTCTGTTCTCACTCTCTCGATACTTTTCTTAACCGACGCAAAGCTCAATATTGCAGTGGCCATCGTGGCAGGCGTGGCGGTTGTATTGTCCCACGCAGCTGTTAGGAAAACAGAAGATATGTACCAAAACGAAGATGAAACCAGTCGTTTACTTCCCTAA
- the LOC103842789 gene encoding uncharacterized protein LOC103842789: MTGTTVADAMPTATAKIIINLNCCCRTNKNLQYDLVMSFILIILNVAAILYMAHHKIAFTANNFYFQLFIVWYFISGIASCLVWSAAIVLVEAYDMYIVGRICHIFGFAILLHLLYCISPRLTLWFGIPCSLWFLAAFIEPLYTVHLPPVFEDFRNCWKFVNEEQVRVVTV; this comes from the exons ATGACGGGTACAACTGTTGCTGATGCTATGCCTACTGCTACT gctaaaataataattaatttaaattgttGCTGCAGGACAAACAAGAACTTACAATACGACTTGGTGATGAGCTTCATCCTCATAATCCTCAACGTTGCAGCAATCCTGTATATGGCACACCACAAGATTGCTTTTACCGCAAATAACTTTTATTTCCAGCTTTTCATTGTTTGGTACTTCATTTCTGGCATAGCGAGTTGCCTGGTTTGGTCCGCCGCAATTGTCCTAGTCGAAGCTTATGACATGTACATCGTGGGACGTATCTGTCACATCTTTGGCTTCGCTATTCTCCTCCACCTCCTCTATTGTATTTCTCCACGTCTGACCCTATGGTTCGGTATACCATGTTCGTTATGGTTCCTAGCCGCTTTCATTGAACCTCTTTACACAGTTCATCTACCTCCAGTATTTGAAGATTTCCGAAATTGCTGGAAGTTTGTGAATGAAGAACAAGTTAGAGTTGTTACAGTTTAG
- the LOC117127842 gene encoding uncharacterized protein LOC117127842, whose product MTTKLMVRHMSYKESDAAWSAVTKSAGLGWVVVTREQRNLLKLGISFTPSALVAEALAMKEAMMTCCRLGVKDVRFESDSRLLINAIIGKDPLLEIYGVVEDIHILSNAFDVFSFAWLSRERNGEADMLAKNALSLYEQGVVVASLMPPPN is encoded by the exons ATGACTACTAAATTGATGGTTAGACACATGAGTTACAAAGA GTCTGATGCTGCGTGGTCGGCGGTAACCAAGAGTGCGGGGCTTGGCTGGGTCGTGGTGACCCGAGAACAGAGGAATCTGTTGAAGCTAGGAATCTCCTTCACCCCATCAGCGCTCGTTGCTGAAGCCCTTGCCATGAAGGAAGCGATGATGACGTGCTGTAGGCTGGGTGTAAAGGACGTGAGATTTGAGTCAGACTCACGATTGCTGATTAATGCCATCATCGGCAAGGACCCTCTGTTGGAGATCTACGGAGTGGTGGAGGATATCCACATTCTTTCTAACGCTTTTGATGTGTTTAGTTTTGCTTGGTTGTCGCGAGAGAGAAATGGTGAGGCTGATATGTTAGCCAAAAATGCTTTAAGTTTGTATGAACAAGGGGTGGTTGTGGCTTCCTTAATGCCCCCACCAAACTAA